Proteins from a single region of Apium graveolens cultivar Ventura chromosome 7, ASM990537v1, whole genome shotgun sequence:
- the LOC141675100 gene encoding uncharacterized protein LOC141675100 — protein MGCFVSKHKLNSASNQAPLPRSPPPHLLEESVKEVLSETPKLRPTTPRILKPQNKIQSLQPNVHDFQEKNETHFKKIHKLDNPEEVSEISEVYSSMSESFSRENEEIGDFRRKIGSPEKFKRRSYSGELHGRRERGVAKSPARRPEQPSPNRVRIVPGRDKRVDPNNSKEMRPVRDAGESSRRRSRSPVIRNDNALSRQNLGRSPSVRKTGKSPGRVRSDLSENLRKKEGSNKEGKRPPTSNELIENPLVSLECFIFL, from the coding sequence ATGGGTTGTTTTGTAAGCAAACACAAATTAAATTCAGCATCAAACCAAGCACCATTGCCAAGATCACCACCACCACACCTACTAGAAGAATCAGTCAAAGAAGTTCTCTCTGAAACTCCAAAACTAAGACCCACAACTCCAAGAATCTTGAAACCTCAAAACAAGATTCAATCTTTACAGCCAAATGTTCATGATTTTCAGGAAAAAAATGAGACCCATTTCAAAAAGATTCATAAGCTTGATAACCCAGAAGAGGTTTCTGAAATCTCGGAGGTTTATAGTTCTATGAGTGAGAGCTTTTCTAGAGAAAATGAAGAAATCGGAGATTTTCGCCGGAAAATTGGGTCACCGGAGAAGTTCAAGCGCCGGTCATATTCCGGTGAGTTACATGGGAGGAGAGAGAGGGGAGTGGCGAAATCTCCGGCGAGAAGACCCGAGCAACCGTCTCCTAATCGGGTTCGGATCGTACCTGGAAGAGACAAACGGGTCGACCCGAATAATAGTAAGGAAATGAGGCCAGTTAGAGATGCCGGAGAAAGTTCTCGCCGGCGGTCAAGGTCGCCGGTGATCCGAAATGACAATGCTTTGTCAAGACAAAACTTGGGTCGGAGCCCATCTGTTAGAAAAACAGGGAAGTCACCGGGTCGGGTCAGATCCGATTTGTCTGAGAATTTAAGAAAAAAGGAGGGAAGCAATAAAGAAGGCAAGAGGCCACCGACAAGTAATGAGTTGATCGAAAACCCACTTGTGTCCTTGGAATGTTTTATTTTTCTGTAG